The Drosophila bipectinata strain 14024-0381.07 chromosome 2L, DbipHiC1v2, whole genome shotgun sequence genome has a segment encoding these proteins:
- the LOC108125002 gene encoding essential MCU regulator, mitochondrial, with the protein MPRGRNDQHSDYIEVRDVCRRNKYSRIGLIVTILPGILLGGYIGKKLAHFLEICNLFTPDIVDDD; encoded by the coding sequence atgccTAGGGGTCGCAATGATCAGCACTCTGACTACATCGAAGTCAGGGATGTTTGCAGGCGAAACAAATATTCGCGAATTGGTCTAATTGTCACGATCTTACCAGGCATTTTATTGGGTGGTTATATTGGCAAGAAACTGGCTCATTTCCTTGAAATCTGCAACTTGTTCACGCCCGATATTGTCGATGACGACTAG
- the LOC108125207 gene encoding dnaJ homolog subfamily C member 28 encodes MFLTGSLFFGAIRTLAGGSNRLLHLKRREVYLECFRILGVHESADQNTVRHAYLDLVKRVHPDSGTEEASAERFQQVDEAFRVLQEKFAKGRRNISEDEEEAMEFDIKHTAPQHRQYLSNEGIGVGTPFQRQKQYQQVRAMKAQERVLEHRIDKAAAGEKTLMSKGGNHFRKHAIKTKYGIERVVEDLIQEAMSKGDFNNLDGSGKPLSTLQSQNPYLDFTTHKLNKIMLDNGFTPEWISLSKDIRDAAGQLKQQLRQERIYYGEWPLQSLEELAAWQKFHEKHQEDIQQLNKLIDKYNLIVPVLQNQFFRLHLDRMAEPIFNDPDLQRNVKRPSVDSKSSQQVETQATSGSSLFSLFSHFL; translated from the exons atgtttttaacgGGAAGCCTTTTTTTCGGGGCCATTCGAACACTTGCCGGGGGATCCAATCGCCTGTTGCACCTTAAACGCCGGGAGGTTTATTTG GAATGTTTCCGCATCCTGGGAGTGCACGAATCTGCTGATCAGAACACCGTACGACATGCATACCTGGATCTGGTAAAGCGGGTGCACCCGGACTCTGGAACCGAGGAGGCCAGCGCCGAACGATTCCAACAGGTGGACGAGGCTTTCAGAGTGCTGCAGGAGAAGTTCGCTAAGGGGCGACGTAATATCTCAGAGGATGAGGAGGAAGCCATGGAGTTTGACATCAAACACACAGCTCCACAACACCGTCAGTATCTGTCCAACGAGGGTATCGGCGTGGGCACGCCCTTCCAGCGCCAAAAGCAATACCAACAGGTGCGCGCCATGAAGGCACAGGAAAGGGTCTTGGAACATCGCATCGACAAGGCCGCCGCAGGCGAGAAAACTCTAATGTCTAAGGGCGGGAATCACTTTCGCAAGCATGCCATCAAAACCAAGTACGGCATCGAGCGCGTCGTAGAGGATCTTATCCAGGAGGCCATGTCCAAGGGCGACTTTAATAATCTCGATGGCTCTGGCAAGCCCCTCTCCACCCTTCAGTCGCAAAATCCATATCTGGACTTTACCACCCACAAGCTGAACAAGATAATGCTGGACAATGGATTCACACCGGAGTGGATCAGCCTCAGCAAGGACATCCGCGATGCTGCGGGTCAGCTCAAGCAGCAGCTGCGTCAGGAGCGCATATACTACGGAGAATGGCCACTGCAGAGTCTCGAAGAGCTAGCTGCTTGGCAAAAGTTTCATGAAAAGCACCAGGAAGATATCCAGCAGCTGAACAAGCTCATCGACAAGTACAATCTGATTGTACCCGTCCTTCAAAACCAATTCTTTCGGCTTCACTTGGACAGAATGGCAGAGCCCATATTCAATGATCCGGATTTGCAGCGTAATGTCAAGCGGCCTTCGGTGGATTCAAAGTCAAGTCAACAGGTGGAAACACAGGCCACTTCCGGTTCTAGCCtgttttcactttttagtcACTTCTTGTGA
- the Gart gene encoding trifunctional purine biosynthetic protein adenosine-3 gives MSHRVLVIGSGGREHAICWKLSQSPKVAQIFALPGSYGIQQVAKCQNLDAKTLDPKDFEAIAKWSKDNKITLVVVGPEDPLALGLGDVLQKEGVACFGPGKQGAQIEADKKWAKDFMLRHGIPTARYESFTDTDKAKAFIRNAPYQALVVKAAGLAAGKGVVVAANVEEACQAVDEILGDLKYGQAGATLVVEELLEGEEISVLAFTDGKSVRPMLPAQDHKRLGNGDSGPNTGGMGAYCPCPLISQPALELVQRAVLERAVQGLIKERINYQGVLYAGLMLTRDGPRVLEFNCRFGDPETQVILPLLETDLFEVMESCCSGQLEKLSLQWRSGVSAVGVILASAGYPETSTKGCVITGLPAENTPTQLVFHSGLAVNEKKEALTNGGRVLIAIALDGSLKEAAAKATKLAGSISFSGTGAQYRTDIAQKAFKIAKTNAPGLSYKDSGVDIDAGDALVQRIKPLSRGTQRPGVLGGLGGFGGLFRLKELSYKEPIIAEATQGVGAKIQLALQHELYENVGYDLFALTANDLLEVGAEPVAFLDYIACGKLLVPLAAQLVKGMADGCRDARCALVGGETAEMPSLYAPGQHDMAGYCVGIVEQSRILPRYDLYQPGDLLIGLPSSGLHCAGFNEILTQLTAAKVNLKELSPVEGGEDGLSLAQVLGTPTRLYVKELLPHLQKGGEIKSLVQVTHGLIKDVQRLLPEGYETTLDFGAVPVPKIFGWLAGKLKLSAQTLLERHNCGIGMVLILPQTSQLWRTSLPGAKVLGILQKRAKTASSGSPVQVKNFVEQIQSVATKFGGPGERILPEELKELSAKSSPTTPRAECFENAAGRRLTRIPDNYKDPILILGTDGVGTKLKIAQQTNRNSSVGIDLVAMCVNDILCNGAEPLSFSSYYACGQWQEELAIEVDAGVQEGSRQANSSFISSHSAALPLLYEPKVYDLAGFALGIAERSGILPLLDAIQPGDVLIGLPSSGVHSNGFSLVHAVLKRAGLGLNDKAPFSVKTLGEELLVPTKIYVQALVALLTRPNHGIKALAHITGGGLSENIPRVLRKDLAVRLDANKFQLPPVFAWLAAAGNISSTELQRTYNCGLGLVLVVAPTEVEKVLNELRYPQRAAVVGEVVARKDPKKPQVVVQNFEASVTRTQKLLSTPRKRVAVLISGTGSNLQALIDATRDSAQGVHADVVLVISNKPGVLGLERAAKAGIPSLVVSHKDFANREVYDAELTRNLKGARVDLVCLAGFMRILSSPFVKEWRGRLINIHPSLLPKYPGLHVQKQALEAGEKESGCTVHFVDEGVDTGAILVQASVPILPGDNEEALTQRIHKAEHWAFPRALALLANGSVRLSPEGKCLGKDGQ, from the exons ATGTCGCATCGCGTGTTGGTCATTGGCAGCGGCGGCCGGGAGCACGCCATTTGCTGGAAACTCTCCCAGTCCCCAAAGGTGGCCCAGATCTTTGCCCTGCCCGGGAGCTACGGCATTCAACAGGTCGCCAAGTGCCAGAACCTGGATGCCAAGACCCTGGATCCAAAGGATTTTGAG GCCATTGCCAAGTGGAGCAAGGACAACAAGATCACCTTGGTAGTTGTGGGCCCCGAGGATCCTTTGGCTCTGGGCTTGGGCGATGTCTTGCAGAAGGAGGGTGTGGCATGCTTTGGACCTGGCAAGCAAGGTGCCCAAATCGAGGCTGATAAGAAGTGGGCCAAGGACTTTATGCTGCGCCATGGTATTCCCACCGCACGTTACGAGAGCTTTACGGATACGGACAAGGCCAAGGCTTTCATAAGAAA TGCTCCCTACCAAGCTTTGGTGGTCAAAGCAGCCGGGTTGGCCGCCGGAAAGGGTGTGGTGGTGGCCGCCAATGTGGAGGAAGCCTGCCAAGCCGTCGACGAAATTCTGGGAGACCTCAAATACGGCCAAGCTGGAGCCACGCTTGTGGTTGAGGAGCTGCTGGAGGGCGAGGAGATCTCCGTGCTGGCTTTCACGGATGGCAAGAGCGTACGTCCCATGCTCCCAGCCCAGGATCACAAGCGTCTGGGTAATGGAGACTCCGGACCGAACACCGGAGGAATGGGCGCCTACTGTCCATGTCCGTTGATCAGCCAGCCTGCTCTGGAACTGGTCCAACGGGCTGTTCTGGAGAGGGCTGTCCAGGGTCTGATCAAGGAGAGGATTAACTATCAGGGCGTCCTCTACGCGGGACTCATGCTAACACGCGATGGTCCCCGTGTTTTGGAGTTCAACTGTCGGTTTGGTGACCCGGAGACTCAGGTCATCCTGCCCCTACTCGAAACAGATCTATTCGAAGTCATGGAGTCCTGCTGCAGTGGCCAGCTGGAGAAGCTATCTTTGCAATGGCGCAGTGGAGTCAGTGCTGTGGGTGTGATTTTGGCCAGTGCTGGTTATCCGGAGACTTCTACCAAGGGTTGTGTTATAACGG GACTTCCTGCTGAAAATACTCCTACACAGCTGGTATTCCACAGTGGCCTGGCCGTCAATGAGAAAAAAGAGGCCCTGACCAATGGAGGACGTGTTCTGATCGCTATTGCCTTGGACGGAAGCCTGAAGGAGGCTGCTGccaaggccactaaactggcCGGCAGTATCAGCTTCTCCGGCACAGGAGCTCAGTACAGAACGGACATTGCCCAGAAGGCTTTCAAAAT AGCCAAAACCAATGCTCCGGGCTTGAGCTACAAGGACAGCGGGGTGGACATCGATGCCGGGGATGCTCTGGTCCAGCGCATCAAGCCCCTGTCGCGCGGCACCCAGAGACCTGGCGTCCTCGGGGGTCTTGGTGGTTTTGGAGGGTTGTTCCGCCTGAAGGAGCTTAGCTACAAGGAGCCCATTATCGCCGAGGCTACTCAGGGAGTAGGTGCCAAGATTCAACTGGCACTGCAACATGAACTCTACGAGAACGTGGGCTATGATCTGTTCGCCTTGACGGCCAACGATCTGCTGGAGGTGGGAGCTGAGCCAGTGGCTTTCCTGGACTACATAGCCTGTGGCAAATTGCTCGTTCCTTTGGCCGCCCAACTGGTTAAGGGAATGGCCGACGGATGCCGGGATGCCCGGTGTGCTTTAGTAG GTGGCGAGACAGCAGAGATGCCTTCTCTTTACGCTCCAGGACAGCATGACATGGCTGGCTACTGCGTGGGAATCGTGGAGCAGTCACGGATTCTACCCCGTTATGATCTGTACCAGCCGGGGGATCTGCTCATCGGTCTTCCATCGTCTGGCCTCCACTGCGCCGGCTTCAACGAGATACTAACCCAGTTAACCGCCGCCAAAGTGAATCTCAAGGAACTCTCTCCTGTCGAAGGTGGAGAGGACGGCCTTTCCCTAGCTCAAGTCCTTGGCACGCCCACCCGATTGTATGTAAAGGAGTTGTTGCCACACCTACAGAAGGGAGGCGAGATTAAGTCATTGGTGCAAGTGACACATGGTCTTATCAAGGACGTGCAGCGCCTCTTGCCTGAAGGATACGAGACAACACTGGACTTTGGTGCAGTTCCAGTGCCAAAGATCTTTGGTTGGCTGGCcggaaaattaaaactaaGTGCCCAGACCTTGCTGGAGAGGCACAACTGTGGCATAGGCATGGTGCTTATCCTTCCACAAACCAGTCAGCTATGGAGGACATCCCTGCCGGGAGCCAAGGTActgggtattctccagaaGCGGGCAAAAACCGCTTCCAGTGGCTCACCAGTGCAGGTTAAAAACTTTGTGGAGCAAATACAGTCGGTGGCCACCAAATTCGGCGGTCCCGGTGAACGAATACTGCCAGAGGAACTGAAAGAGCTATCGGCGAAGAGCTCCCCAACTACTCCTCGCGCAGAGTGCTTTGAGAATGCCGCAGGACGAAGACTAACTCGCATTCCAGATAACTACAAAGATCCCATTCTCATCCTGGGCACTGACGGCGTTGGAACAAAACTGAAAATAGCCCAACAAACTAATAGAAACTCGAGCGTAGGTATCGATCTGGTGGCCATGTGTGTTAACGATATCCTCTGCAACGGAGCCGAGCCCCTCAGTTTCTCCAGCTACTATGCTTGCGGTCAGTGGCAGGAGGAATTGGCAATAGAAGTGGATGCCGGAGTCCAGGAGGGCTCCCGTCAGGCTAATAGCAGCTTTATCA GTTCCCACAGCGCAGCCTTACCTCTTCTCTATGAGCCAAAGGTTTATGACTTGGCCGGTTTTGCTCTGGGTATTGCGGAACGCTCCGGAATCCTGCCCCTCTTGGATGCCATTCAACCGGGAGACGTGCTCATCGGGTTGCCTTCCTCAGGAGTACACAGCAACGGCTTCAGTCTGGTCCATGCGGTTCTCAAACGCGCTGGTTTGGGACTCAACGACAAGGCGCCTTTCAGCGTGAAAACTCTGGGAGAGGAATTGCTGGTGCCCACCAAGATCTATGTCCAGGCCCTTGTCGCACTGCTCACACGCCCAAATCACGGCATCAAGGCACTGGCTCACATAACCGGCGGAGGACTTAGTGAGAATATTCCAAGGGTTTTGCGAAAGGATCTGGCTGTTCGGCTGGATGCCAACAAGTTCCAATTGCCGCCTGTATTTGCCTGGCTGGCCGCAGCCGGAAACATCAGTTCCACAGAGCTGCAACGCACTTACAACTGTGGTTTGGGCCTGGTCCTAGTGGTGGCTCCCACCGAGGTGGAGAAGGTTCTCAATGAGTTGAGGTATCCTCAGCGTGCCGCCGTCGTAGGAGAAGTGGTTGCCCGAAAAGATCCCAAGAAGCCACAGGTCGTGGTGCAGAATTTCGAGGCTTCAGTGACGAGGACCCAGAAGCTTTTGTCCACACCAAGGAAGCGAGTGGCCGTGCTTATCTCGGGAACCGGCAGCAACCTCCAGGCACTCATTGATGCCACGCGGGACTCAGCCCAGGGAGTCCACGCCGACGTAGTTCTAGTGATTAGCAACAAACCTGGTGTTCTTGGACTAGAGCGTGCCGCCAAGGCGGGCATACCTTCGCTGGTCGTTTCCCACAAGGACTTTGCCAACCGCGAGGTCTACGATGCTGAGCTTACGCGAAATCTGAAGGGAGCCCGCGTGGATCTCGTTTGTCTGGCCGGTTTTATGCGAATCCTGAGCTCTCCGTTTGTCAAAGAATGGCGTGGCCGTCTCATCAACATTCATCCATCCTTACTGCCAAAATACCCCGGTCTTCATGTCCAGAAACAGGCTCTGGAGGCGGGTGAAAAGGAATCTGGCTGCACTGTTCACTTTGTGGACGAGGGCGTTGACACTGGCGCCATTCTCGTCCAGGCTTCGGTACCCATTTTGCCCGGCGACAATGAGGAAGCCTTGACGCAACGGATCCACAAAGCCGAGCACTGGGCATTCCCGAGAGCTCTGGCACTGTTGGCCAATGGCTCAGTTCGCCTGAGTCCAGAGGGAAAGTGTCTCGGCAAAGATGGCCAGTAA
- the Pcp gene encoding pupal cuticle protein — MYLLLNSIVVVMLVTLQVQAASYVPDSDRDTRTLQNELQVERDGNYRYAYETSNGISASQAGLGGVSVQGGSSYTSPEGEVISVNYVADEYGYHPVGQHIPQVPDYILRALEYIRTHPYQVKDYYTGELKTVEHDAAAFNVYTRNFQEATTPRSRPSTTPKTIYLTHPPTTTLRPLR, encoded by the exons ATGTATCTGCTT TTGAATTCCATCGTTGTTGTGATGCTAGTCACCCTGCAGGTGCAGGCGGCCTCCTACGTTCCAGACTCGGATCGGGATACCCGGACGCTCCAGAATGAGCTGCAGGTGGAGCGGGATGGCAATTACCGGTACGCCTACGAGACCTCCAACGGCATTTCCGCCTCGCAGGCCGGCTTGGGCGGCGTTTCCGTTCAGGGTGGATCCAGCTACACCTCGCCCGAAGGCGAGGTGATCAGTGTGAACTACGTGGCCGATGAGTACGGATACCATCCGGTGGGCCAGCACATTCCCCAAGTGCCGGACTACATCCTGCGCGCTTTGGAGTACATCAGAACGCATCCCTACCAGGTGAAGGACTACTACACCGGGGAGCTCAAGACGGTGGAGCACGACGCGGCCGCCTTTAATGTGTACACCCGCAACTTCCAGGAGGCCACCACTCCGCGCTCCCGCCCCAGCACCACCCCCAAGACCATCTACCTGACCCACCCGCCCACGACAACGCTGCGACCTCTGCGCTAG
- the LOC108125284 gene encoding putative mediator of RNA polymerase II transcription subunit 15, giving the protein MTHVEDVLDNWEEIDEAGLSKTLQTKLQTSDERPAPKMKLLQRPQSLQESNASGSASGSNPSPRQITIARKPPVTPQEVDQPAQPVVMVLHKSSNEYDAATYATPTSNQTVKILRRPAQAEERRDPNGMRPKQPIKTLKQREQEYAEARLRILGAAKNPEDDKPATTNPPAGNNGPAASVTAMPPIPQPAVSSNNNVNNNNGSHPASGMHRSSSAPKMSQVSPMYNNYNNYFPGPHNQPGLNYYYPQQQPQQQAPSPHYNQRLPPYGVGGGPVGGGGMQVQAQAQNAPNPQQSWSPVVGGSVSAALLRQQSLQSPQQQQQQLLAQPSHPYNDNVLRLPRGPCPNGSIGFQMRR; this is encoded by the exons ATGACCCATGTCGAGGATGTGCTAGACAACTGGGAAGAAATCGACGAGGCAGGG CTCTCGAAGACATTGCAAACCAAGTTACAGACAAGTGACGAAAGGCCCGCTCCCAAAATGAAATTGCTCCAGCGCCCGCAGAGTCTCCAGGAGAGTAACGCCAGCGGCAGTGCCAGTGGCAGCAATCCCTCGCCAAGGCAAATAACTATTGCCCGCAAACCGCCTGTAACGCCGCAAGAAGTTGACCAGCCGGCTCAGCCCGTCGTGATGGTGCTGCACAAATCGTCGAATGAGTACGATGCGGCTACCTACGCCACTCCCACAAGCAATCAGACGGTGAAGATTCTGCGACGCCCCGCGCAGGCTGAAGAGCGCAGGGACCCGAACGGCATGCGACCAAAGCAGCCGATTAAAACGCTCAAGCAGCGCGAGCAGGAGTACGCCGAGGCTAGGCTGCGTATTCTGGGTGCGGCCAAAAATCCAGAGGATGACAAACC AGCCACCACTAACCCCCCAGCTGGTAACAATGGCCCCGCAGCTTCCGTGACCGCGATGCCACCTATCCCTCAACCTGCAgtcagcagcaacaacaacgtgaacaacaacaacggcagCCATCCGGCCTCTGGAATGCATCGATCTAGTTCGGCACCCAAGATGTCCCAGGTGTCACCCATGTATAATAACTACAACAACTACTTCCCGGGGCCGCACAATCAGCCTGGTCTGAACTATTACTACCCGCAacagcagccacagcagcaaGCACCTTCGCCGCACTACAACCAACGTTTGCCGCCGTACGGAGTTGGGGGCGGGCCTGTGGGAGGCGGTGGGATGCAAGTCCAGGCACAGGCACAGAACGCGCCAAATCCCCAGCAGAGCTGGTCGCCCGTGGTGGGTGGCAGCGTGTCGGCCGCCTTGCTGCGTCAGCAGTCGCTGCAATcgccacagcagcaacagcagcagctgctggcTCAACCTTCACATCCCTACAACGACAATGTCCTTCGACTGCCTCGAGGTCCATGCCCAAATGGATCTATTGGCTTCCAGATGCGTCGGTAA
- the MME1 gene encoding mitochondrial magnesium exporter 1: protein MMENTTQTSAQKANPVKSFIAGGFGGMCNVVVGHPLDTIKVRLQTMPMPLPGQPPRYKGVADCAVQTFRKEGIRGFYRGISAPLMGVTPIYAVDFAVYAAGKRMFQTDDNVALTYPQIFVAGALAGVCSALVTVPSDRIKVLLQTQTVSGGPMLYHGTLDTAVKLYRQGGIRSLFKGTCACILRDSPTGFYFVTYEFLQDLARKKSQTGKISTASTILSGGTAGMVFWTLAVPFDVLKSRLQSAPEGTYKHGIRSVFRKLMASEGPRALFRGILPILLRAFPSTAAVFFGVELANDFLKA, encoded by the exons ATGATGGAAAACACCACGCAGACCTCAGCCCAAAAGGCCAATCCCGTCAAGTCCTTTATTGCTGGAGGCTTTGGCGGGATGTGTAACGTGGTTGTGGGCCATCCGCTGGACACGATTAAA gtTCGCCTTCAAACCATGCCAATGCCTTTACCAGGACAACCTCCCAGATACAAAGGAGTCGCCGATTGTGCCGTCCAGACATTTCGAAAGGAAGGAATCCGAGGGTTCTACAGAGGAATTTCCGCTCCCCTAATGGGGGTTACACCCATCTACGCTGTTGACTTTGCGGTTTATGCAGCGGGAAAGCGAATGTTTCAAACGGACGACAATGTAGCCCTCACCTATCCCCAGATCTTCGTAGCGGGAGCTCTGGCGGGGGTTTGTTCCGCTCTGGTCACCGTGCCCTCCGATCGAATCAAGGTGCTCCTGCAAACGCAAACAGTTTCTGGTGGACCCATGCTCTATCATGGCACATTAGACACCGCAGTAAAGCTCTACAGGCAGGGAGGCATCAGGAGCTTGTTTAAGGGAACTTGTGCTTGTATTCTTAGAG ATTCCCCAACTGGTTTTTACTTTGTGACCTACGAGTTCCTACAGGACTTGGCCAGAAAGAAGTCTCAAACGGGAAAGATCAGCACTGCATCCACTATTCTATCTGGCGGTACAGCTGGTATGGTGTTTTGGACTTTGGCCGTTCCGTTCGACGTACTTAAAAGTCGCCTCCAGTCAG CACCCGAAGGCACTTATAAGCACGGCATTCGCAGTGTGTTCCGGAAGCTCATGGCTAGCGAAGGCCCCAGAGCTCTGTTTCGAGGCATTTTGCCAATATTATTACGTGCCTTTCCATCAACCGCTGCTGTATTCTTTGGTGTGGAGCTGGCCAATGATTTTTTGAAAGCATAG
- the Rab30 gene encoding ras-related protein Rab-30: MEDYKFLFKIVLVGNAGVGKTCLVRRFTQGLFPPGQGATIGVDFMIKTVEVEGEKIKLQIWDTAGQERFRSITQSYYRSAHALILVYDISCQPTFDCLPDWLREIQEYANSKVLKILVGNKTDRDDREIPTQIGEEFAKQHDMYFLETSAKEAENVERLFYEIAAELIGQARSKDGSSAAAAAAAHRQSEGSSIGLGSFSAKAAQSNCCGGGGAAGGGSSSSQAG, translated from the coding sequence ATGGAAGACTACAAGTTCCTCTTTAAAATCGTCCTAGTGGGAAATGCTGGCGTGGGGAAGACCTGCCTGGTGCGACGGTTCACTCAGGGACTGTTCCCTCCGGGCCAGGGAGCCACCATTGGTGTGGACTTTATGATCAAGACTGTGGAAGTTGAGGGCGAGAAGATAAAGCTGCAGATCTGGGACACAGCCGGACAGGAGCGGTTTCGGTCCATCACACAAAGCTACTACCGATCGGCTCACGCTCTGATCCTGGTTTACGACATCAGCTGCCAGCCCACATTCGACTGCCTGCCCGACTGGCTGCGCGAGATCCAGGAGTACGCCAATTCCAAGGTACTCAAAATCCTCGTGGGCAACAAAACGGATCGGGATGATCGTGAAATTCCTACACAGATCGGTGAGGAGTTTGCCAAGCAGCATGACATGTATTTTCTAGAGACATCCGCCAAGGAGGCAGAGAACGTGGAGCGACTGTTTTACGAGATCGCCGCTGAACTGATTGGCCAGGCGCGGAGTAAGGACGGCAGCAGTGCTgctgcagcggcggcggccCATCGACAGTCGGAAGGCAGTTCCATAGGCCTTGGGAGTTTCAGTGCCAAAGCAGCCCAAAGCAATTGTTGTGGCGGAGGTGGAGCTGCAGGCGGTGGCTCGAGCTCTAGTCAAGCAGGCTAA
- the Caper gene encoding RNA-binding protein 39: protein MAEDFDVEAMLEAPYQKNNVSAGSVGRGGRRRSGSNSPGGGHDDDYAENNGGARNGSGSSNKKYTKRSRSRSGSRDGKSRRDRGTERSSHRDKDKERDRNRDKRAGGGDRDRERDRERERGDRGDRSRRSRSRDERGGGGGDDRRMRYGDRERERRSRDRRGGSKSMQRDRSRDRRRRSRSRDQRKRLSPIRERKRSHSRSKDRNSRRRGSYSPRRRSPANGAGGDRTPPTELSPEERDARTVFCIQLSQRVRARDLEEFFSSVGKVRDVRLILCNKTKRFKGIAYIEFEDPESVALALGLSGQRLLGVPIMVQHTQAEKNRLQNAAPAFQPKSHTGPMRLYVGSLHFNITEDMLRGIFEPFGKIDAIQLIMDTETGRSKGYGFITYHNADDAKKALEQLNGFELAGRLMKVGNVTERLDMNTSSLDTDEMDRTGIDLGATGRLQLMFKLAEGAGLAVPQAAANALLATAPQPAPVQQQQQAPSIATQCFILSNMFDPRTETNPTWDAEIRDDVLEECAKHGGVLHIHVDTVSPTGTVYVKCPSTTTAVLAVNALHGRWFAGRVITAAYVPLVNYHSMFPEATSAADLIASTRKNTDD, encoded by the exons ATGGCCGAGGACTTTGATGTGGAGGCGATGCTAGAGGCGCCATACCAGAAGAAT AATGTCAGTGCGGGCAGCGTGGGACGTGGTGGACGCCGGcgcagcggcagcaacagTCCTGGAGGTGGCCATGATGATGACTATGCCGAGAACAACGGTGGAGCACGCAACGGCAGTGGCAgttctaacaaaaaatataccaaGCGATCCCG CAGTCGCAGTGGGTCGCGTGATGGCAAATCCCGGCGAGATCGCGGCACTGAACGCAGCAGTCACCGGGACAAGGACAAAGAGCGAGACCGAAATCGCGACAAGCGCGCTGGCGGCGGCGACAGAGATCGAGAGCGCGACAGAGAGCGGGAGCGTGGCGACAGGGGCGACAGATCTCGCCGGAGTAGATCCCGCGATGAAaggggcggcggcggcggcgatgATCGTCGCATGCGTTATGGCGATCGGGAGAGAGAACGACGCTCTAGAGACCGTCGCGGCGGTAGCAAGTCCATGCAGAGGGATCGGTCTAGAGACAGGCGTCGCCGAAGCCGCTCTCGTGACCAACGCAAACGGCTGAGTCCCATCCGTGAACGTAAACGTAGCCATTCTCGCTCAAAGGATAGAAA CAGCCGCCGGAGAGGCAGTTACTCTCCCCGCCGCCGCTCACCAGCCAATGGAGCTGGTGGCGATAGAACTCCTCCCACCGAGCTCAGCCCTGAGGAGCGCGATGCCCGTACTGTCTTCTGCATCCAGCTGTCCCAACGAGTTCGAGCCCGGGATCTGGAGGAGTTCTTCTCCAGCGTGGGCAAGGTTCGGGATGTCCGACTGATCCTTTGCAACAAGACCAAGCGCTTCAAAGGCATTGCTTACATTGAATTCGAAGACCCAGAGTCAGTGGCTCTGGCTTTGGGTCTTTCGGGCCAGCGATTGCTGGGCGTACCGATCATGGTACAACATACGCAGGCTGAAAAGAATCGTCTCCAGAATGCTGCTCCCGCATTCCAGCCTAAGAGCCACACAGGACCCATGCGTCTCTATGTGGGATCGCTGCACTTTAACATCACCGAGGACATGCTGAGGGGTATATTTGAACCGTTTGGCAAGATTGATGCAATTCAACTGATCATGGATACCGAGACAGGTCGCTCCAAGGGTTACGGATTTATTACG TACCACAATGCTGACGATGCTAAAAAGGCTTTGGAACAACTGAACGGATTTGAGCTGGCCGGCCGCCTCATGAAGGTGGGCAACGTGACTGAACGCCTGGACATGAACACATCTTCGCTAGACACTGACGAAATGGACCGCACCGGCATCGACCTGGGCGCCACAGGACGACTCCAGTTGATGTTTAAACTGGCCGAGGGTGCCGGACTTGCGGTGCCACAGGCTGCTGCCAACGCTCTGCTGGCGACTGCCCCTCAACCGGCGCCagtgcagcaacaacagcaggcACCATCGATAGCTACACAGTGCTTCATATTGTCCAACATGTTCGATCCACGCACGGAGACGAACCCCACCTGGGATGCTGAGATCCGGGACGACGTCTTGGAAGAGTGCGCCAAGCATGGCGGTGTGCTGCACATACATGTGGACACCGTGTCGCCGACAGGCACTGTCTATGTGAAATGTCCGAGCACCACGACGGCTGTACTGGCGGTGAACGCTCTGCATGGACGCTGGTTCGCCGGACGGGTCATAACAGCGGCGTATGTCCCCCTTGTCAACTACCACTCCATGTTTCCGGAAGCCACTAGTGCCGCCGACCTAATTGCATCCACGCGTAAGAACACCGACGACTAG